Part of the Metarhizium brunneum chromosome 6, complete sequence genome is shown below.
ATAGTAGATCCTTATTTATCAGGATGAAACTATTCCAGATCCTTTGCTCACCGGCTGACTCTCCCGGTAAGTCGGGGCGTAGTCGCCGAGCAGCTATTCAAGTCGTTGACATCTTGGGTACTAGTAGTCCCAGCAGACGTCAACAGATCCAGGGCATCCACGGCATTGTGCAGCTGCGCTGAGGTCACTCTTGTTCTGGCATCTAGGGGCGCAGCCGACGAGTTCGGCGAATACCGGATTTCATGGCTGTGTTCTGACGACGCTTCTTCGCGTCGCGTTCCGGTCCTGTAGTCTCGAATGGCGTTGCAGTGCTCCTCTGCCGAAAGTTGTAAGCCGGCGACGTTGCCGATGCGTCGTCATGGTTGCTCTTGGGCGAGGGCCCCTGTCTCGCCTGCGTGGGTGAATGTGGTCTCCGAATGAAGCATCAAGTGAAGTCCACacatgatgacgacggtCGGATAATCAAGGCATTAGACCCCACAATGTTGTATGGCGGCGGAATTGGCCGTCTCGGCTCAAGCATCCGGGGTTGCTACTGACGACACGATCAGCTTAGGAGAGCTATTCTTACTTCGACTCTACCGTGTTGCAATTTTAGCCATACCCAAGTCACAGCTGCTTTATTGGCACTTGAACTGTCTCTTGATCGATCAAATATGTCACTATTTTAATTTTACGTCACGGACTCACGGCTAATATCTACTCATCGAAGACCTTCCCTGGGTTAAGCAGCCAGCTATTATCTTATTAGTCACGGTTAACATTCGAATACTGCCAATACTCACTGGGGATCAAGAGAGTCCTTCAAAGCTTTCATGACTCCCAGCGTTGCACTATCAAGCTCCTTTGCCAAGCAATGCTAGTGAAATTGTTAGTAGACAATGTCATACGCTTGCATCAATCTCGGGGGATTTGATTACATACCTTTTTTCCGAGTCCGATGCCGTGCTCTCCCTTCGGGGTAATTAGACAACCAAAGTTTGATACGTCTTGGATCAGACAGGACTCACTGAGACCGTTCCTTCCATTGCGATAGCACCCTCCACCATCAAGTTGACACAGTCTGTAACCGCCTTCTTCTGTTCGGGAATGTTCGGGTTATACATGATCATCTGATGAAAGTTTCCATCGCCGACATGCCCTATGATGCTGTTAAATAGCCCAAGCTTCCTTGCTCTCTCCTGAGACAATTCTACTCTTATTAGCGCGGTCCCGTCCCAGGTGAATGGAAGACACTTGCCAATCAAGTCAGCCATTCGCGACAGTGGAACAGCTACATCTGTAGACCAAACTTCAGTGCCCTCCGGCTTCACAGCCAAAGACGCCCACAGCACTTGCTTTCTTGCAGACCACAGGGCCTCCATTTGTTCGGGGCTACTGGCAAATTCGAATGATTTGCAGTCAAAGGATTTGGCAACCGTCTGAGCGGATTTTATATTGTCCTTAACTGTGGCATCTGTTCCTGAGAATCTGTCCGAGCATGGTTAAAATATTCAAGGCTTTTGTAAGTATTGGAAATGGAAGCATGTCTTTGTTATCTTACTTGATGAATAGAGTTGGTAGTTCTTTCCACATTCTACCCCCAGCACCTCCGTTTTTGTTAATTATTTGCATTTGTACGTCATCCATGAGCTCAACAGCGGCCACAGGTACACCAGACCGAACGATTGAAGCCGCTGCAGTTGCAGCCTGTCTGATATTCTGAAACGTGACAGTTGCAACGCTGTGGCTAGATGGCACAGTCGCTAGTTTCAGCGTAATTTCAGTAATGATGCCCAAAGTCCCTTCGGAGCCGGCAAAGAGGCCGTTCAAATTGTAGCCGGCAGAGGTCTTTCGGGGTCTGTTACGGGTCTTGATGATGGACCCATCAGCGAGAACCACCGTCAGGTTGACTACATAATCCTTCATGGTGCCATATCTCGTGGCATTGGTACCGCTGCAGTTTGTCGAGACCATTCCGCCGACTAGGGCTGTCGGGCTGGGATCTGGGGGGAGGAACAGTCCCGAATTCTTGAGGTCATTGTTAAGATTGGTCCAGTTAACACCTGGTTGGACCACCACGTCCATGTCTTCGGCGTGTAAGGCTACAATCTTATCCATGGTAGATAGATCAATGCATATGCCAGAGTACGGGGAGCTGAAGTTACCTTCGACGCTTGACCCTGCGCCATAAGGAACCATTGGCACCTTGTACTTGGTACATACTCTAGCGATGGTCGATACTTGCTCTGTTGATTGGGGTCGAACAATGGCAACTGGTCGAACTTCTGTGTTGGAAGTAGACCATTCGGAGTAGCCGTGCTCTTCCAGGTCGAATTCTTCTACACTGACTGCATCCTCGCCTAGTATTGATCGTATTTCGTCAACCGCCTacgtgaagaagaagaaattagCATTCGAATCTGAAATGCTTCGTTTCCCAGCGTACCTTTAGCATGGTTTTCATGTCGGCGTATTTGCGAGAGAGTGCGTCACGGCTTCCAGGTACATCCCGCCATCGAGGAGTGACGCCCGATAACACTCCCCCAGAACGAGGCCCTAGAAAAGAAGCGCCGGCAGCACCGCCAATTAGCAGGCCAGCTCCGAGATACAAAAGAGTCCTGGAGCTTCCATTTTGTGCGGCCGAAGAGGTGGAAGCAAGACGAATTGGTCGAAGTTGCCGAGCTACCCTAAGGCTGGACGGCGTCCTCGCTCTAAGCAATCGCGTGGCTAGCTTCATAGTTCTCCCAGGGCATAAAGAATTACCCAATTTAGTTGTCACCTAAGATCAACGAGTATATATTGAGGCTTGCGAATGTTCTCAATAGTTTGCTACATGGCTCGGCAGCCCAGAACtgagggaggaggatggcgaggcgAGAATTCAAATACGTAGCAGGTTGACGACAGAGCCAACCTCCCCGCGATTTACTGCCCTCAATTGGACGGGTCAGCTGGCAGCACTGAGCACTTCAATTCCGTTGGAATTCCTTCATCCCCCAGGCCAGCTTTCAGCAACCAGTAAGCAGCCCTCGGAAATGGCTGACCGAACGAGCCGGGGAAGGTGCAGGGGTCGGATACGTGCCAATCGGAATAGCGTCGACCGGTAGCATCGACCGGTCGGAAATGTGTGGGTCGCGACCCAAGGATAAGTTTATTTaggaaacattgaacgctTCGCCGCGCGTAACTAATGTGACCTCTGGTCTTGACGCCACCGATGTCGTTCAACCAGTCATTGCCGATGTTGTGCTGCGGGGGGAATCCGGGGTAGCCTTGGTTGCCATGTAAAGGGCTGAAGGGCTAAAGAAAAAACTCATCTTGAGCCATTATAAGCTGTGCTGTCCGCACCTGGTCAGGAAACTACCCGGCATTTTCCATTCCCTCACCCTTCTCGTCACTCCTGCATTGTCATCATGTCACGGGAGCCAAAGTACAGCTCAAGAGTTGGTCAAAATTCTGACCGTGGCGTCGATAGTGTCAGGGCAGAAGAAACGTCGCCCTGAGAAGCCCCGTCTTTTGCCGAGATTGACGGCACGACCAACCGACGACTTCTCCGAACGATTGACGGGAGGCTAGTGCCTGTTGTATGCATCCCCATCTCATAAATCCTAGCTTTACTTACATTCCGAAAGACGAGTCAACTAGTACGTATACTGCATCCTCTAGCAGCATCTTCAGCCTTGCGCTGCATATGCACTTCAGTACGATGACAAGGCCATTCttggccaggccgtcatcTTTGACCTCTGGTACACCCACTCGGCACAAGTATTGCGGTCCAGCTACTGGTATTCGTTCAGTGGCGGCTCACTCCTAGTATCGCCCCTCATCAACTACAGCCTGGGCCACATATCAGGAGGCCCAGTCCATCCATGGCAATACATGTATCTCATCGCTGATGCGATTACCTTTCTTTGGGGCATTGTACTTTGACGGGTGTTTCCAAACACGCCTCACAATGCCAAGGGCTTCACAGAGGAGGAGCGAAAATTGTTGGAGGAGCGGGTTCGGGCCAACAATGCCGGAGCCGAAAACAACTACTTCAAACCTTACCAGCTAAGAGAAGCGCTAACTGATCATCATCTCTGGGGCATGATAACCCTGCCCATGGTATCTTTCACGGGCTCAGGTGTCGTTACTGCCTTTGGCTCTATAATTTTCAACGGCATGGGAATCGACGTCTTCACATCTCCGCTGGTGAATCTGCCGATTGGTGCTCTGGCCTTCATTTGTATCCTCGGATCAGGATACTTGGGTCGAACTGTACCCAATTCCCGGTTCTTCATCATCGCTGCGTCCTGTTTCTTTGTGATAATTGGATGTGGCCTTCTTTGAGCAAAACCCCAGTTATGGTTCTCCGTGGCACGCTTTGTGACTGACTGATTACGCGTCAACGACGGATAGGTGGCAACTACCTGATACTAATCGGGGTGGTCGTACTGCCGGCTTCTACTTGATCAACTATTTCTCCTCCGCATGGGTTTAGTGCATTGGCCTGGGCACATCAAATGTGGCTGGATACACCAAAAAAGCTGTATATGCCGCAGGAACCTTTATTGGCTTCTCCTTGGGCAACATCATCGGCCCCTTAATTTTTGATGCGTAGGTGGTTGTCGAAATTTAGAACTTGTAACCTGTCCGAACGGGCTTCTCCGACGTGATGTCTAGGAAATGGGCTCCACGATACGATCAAAGTTTTATTGGTGTCATGGCCTGTTTTGCCGCGTGTTTTGTTGTGGCCCTGGGACTGCGGTTCGCGCTGGCGAGAGAGAACCAAGAACGAGAGCGCAACCATGGTCCACCGGAAATAACTCATGGTTTACAAGATTTAACAGACCGTGAGAATAAGTCCTTTCGATACAACCTGTAACAGGCTCGCAATGCGGACGAAGTCGATTGCGTGTGCTGTTTCGTAGTCTCTGCTAGGGGTCATGATGCGAAATTGCTTTGAAGAAATATATCAAAGATGCACCATAGTATACACGAAAATGTACCCCGTGCATTTCAAAGCCAAGGCACGTCTCCATGGTTGACATATGCGTGACCGGCAGTTGCTGCGTATGTAACTGATGCAGATTGAGTTTGGTCCGATTGATTGTCGTCGATTTTTGCCTTGAATGCCGATATTTTGCCGTGGGCACGGCCACACTGTGAGCTAGGCTGTGCCGCGACCGCGCGCCAGTTAGTAGTTACCTCATGCGTGTCATTGAGAGAAAGATCTCGTCTGCCAATCATCGACCATTTTGTTTCTGTCCGCTGCCTTGACACCTTTACAGCCTTTCCATGCGCAGGCTGCATCGCTGAGTTGCTAGCGCCAAAATTCTTCTAATACCctttgttttccttttctttcttgatGTCTTTGTTTCTTTGACGCTTTTTATCCATACGCTATTTGCTTCCAACCTGATTGACCTTTAGATACCCATAGTGCACGTGGACAAACCCGCTCAGATGACAGCCGAGAAGATGCCTCTCATACTGGATAATTCCATGCAAGTAGACCTCGACAATGTCGATGACTTGTTTGGCGACGATGTCCCTCTCTCTATTCCTGTCAGACCCCAGGGCAAACAGCTGCAGCAA
Proteins encoded:
- the DLD gene encoding D-lactate dehydrogenase codes for the protein MKLATRLLRARTPSSLRVARQLRPIRLASTSSAAQNGSSRTLLYLGAGLLIGGAAGASFLGPRSGGVLSGVTPRWRDVPGSRDALSRKYADMKTMLKAVDEIRSILGEDAVSVEEFDLEEHGYSEWSTSNTEVRPVAIVRPQSTEQVSTIARVCTKYKVPMVPYGAGSSVEGNFSSPYSGICIDLSTMDKIVALHAEDMDVVVQPGVNWTNLNNDLKNSGLFLPPDPSPTALVGGMVSTNCSGTNATRYGTMKDYVVNLTVVLADGSIIKTRNRPRKTSAGYNLNGLFAGSEGTLGIITEITLKLATVPSSHSVATVTFQNIRQAATAAASIVRSGVPVAAVELMDDVQMQIINKNGGAGGRMWKELPTLFIKFSGTDATVKDNIKSAQTVAKSFDCKSFEFASSPEQMEALWSARKQVLWASLAVKPEGTEVWSTDVAVPLSRMADLIGKCLPFTWDGTALIRVELSQERARKLGLFNSIIGHVGDGNFHQMIMYNPNIPEQKKAVTDCVNLMVEGAIAMEGTVSGEHGIGLGKKHCLAKELDSATLGVMKALKDSLDPHWLLNPGKVFDE